In one Desulfoferula mesophila genomic region, the following are encoded:
- a CDS encoding purine/pyrimidine permease → MPECEPQTSALEILYPLDRWPPLGATLVLAAQWLVILVPGVLVLGDVVGQAWGLDGPAREAYMQRLLLVTAAAQAAQILWGHKLPGQVGPSAVLIVGTLATIASGEAAVAGAVVVGAGLTALAGVSGLAARLGRLYTPTVLSCTLLLVAMSLTPTMGKLLYTPAAGARGLSGGFLFGLGLVLVMLLAQYRLKGLWSSAVLLMGLFLGSLAYYALGLEPWPAWPGGGLGGLPRLFPVGLEFNPGVIAAFVLCYLALISNELATIESTGRLIKAPGMDGRANRGVAVSGLGGVMAGLMGSLGPVTYSVSPAVVVSTKSASRYTLLPMAAAVAALALWPGGLAVFGLVPNPVVGAVLVTLMAQSVYAALHLLLEGGRTPTWASGATVGMALIAGVIVSFMPEAARQALHPLARPILGNGFVMGLVVALLLEHVFFRKHKGAEAPASRL, encoded by the coding sequence ATGCCTGAATGTGAGCCGCAAACCAGCGCCCTGGAAATCCTCTACCCCCTGGACCGTTGGCCTCCCCTGGGGGCCACCCTGGTGCTGGCCGCCCAGTGGCTGGTGATCCTGGTGCCCGGCGTCCTGGTCCTGGGCGACGTGGTGGGCCAGGCCTGGGGCCTGGACGGGCCCGCGCGGGAGGCCTACATGCAGCGCCTGCTCTTGGTCACCGCGGCGGCCCAGGCGGCCCAGATACTCTGGGGCCACAAGCTGCCCGGCCAGGTGGGGCCCTCGGCGGTGCTCATCGTGGGCACCCTGGCCACCATCGCCAGCGGCGAGGCGGCGGTGGCCGGGGCCGTGGTGGTGGGCGCGGGGCTCACCGCCCTGGCCGGGGTCAGCGGCCTGGCCGCCCGCCTGGGGCGGCTCTACACCCCCACCGTGCTCTCCTGCACCCTGTTGTTGGTGGCCATGAGCCTCACCCCCACCATGGGCAAGCTGCTCTACACCCCGGCCGCCGGGGCGCGGGGCCTCTCCGGCGGCTTCCTCTTCGGCCTGGGCCTGGTGCTGGTCATGCTCCTGGCCCAATACCGCCTCAAGGGCCTGTGGTCCTCGGCGGTGCTGCTCATGGGCCTGTTCCTGGGCAGCCTGGCCTACTACGCCCTGGGCCTGGAGCCCTGGCCCGCCTGGCCGGGCGGGGGCCTGGGCGGCCTGCCCCGCCTGTTTCCCGTCGGCCTGGAGTTCAACCCCGGGGTGATCGCGGCCTTCGTGCTGTGCTACCTGGCCCTGATCAGCAACGAGCTGGCCACCATCGAGTCCACCGGGCGGCTCATCAAAGCTCCGGGCATGGACGGCCGGGCCAACCGGGGGGTGGCGGTCTCCGGCCTGGGCGGGGTCATGGCCGGGCTCATGGGCTCCCTGGGGCCGGTGACCTATTCGGTGAGCCCGGCGGTGGTGGTGAGCACCAAGAGCGCCAGCCGCTACACCCTCTTGCCCATGGCGGCGGCGGTGGCCGCCCTGGCCCTGTGGCCCGGCGGGCTGGCGGTGTTCGGCCTGGTGCCCAACCCGGTGGTGGGCGCGGTGCTGGTCACCCTCATGGCCCAGAGCGTCTACGCCGCCCTGCACCTGCTCCTGGAGGGCGGCAGGACGCCCACCTGGGCCAGCGGGGCCACCGTGGGCATGGCCCTCATCGCCGGGGTCATCGTCAGCTTCATGCCCGAGGCGGCCCGCCAGGCCCTGCATCCCCTGGCCCGGCCCATCCTGGGCAACGGCTTCGTCATGGGCCTGGTGGTGGCCCTGCTTTTGGAGCACGTATTTTTCAGGAAACATAAAGGCGCGGAGGCACCGGCCTCTCGCCTGTAA
- a CDS encoding AIR synthase-related protein, producing the protein MAQRLEIGLKPQLNDPAAAGLITKARAYLGLALEKVRVLKVLTFDTKLDAAQLERARLEIFTNPVTELSSFSPLAGQVLPGFHWALWVGFKPGVKDNQGDTALEAMADALGARFGKDEAVYFSRLYLIEAPKLDAEGAEAVCRQLLANGLIQTWRIIPRGQWDPEEGVGVTIPKVRLARRPAFKSLAIGSDQELMQLSAERDLFLNPADVPVIRAYFNDPKVRKQRKAVGLGDPTDVELEYVSQARSDHCNHNTFGGRYLYQDLVSGERREVANLFKETIKAPTEQLAAAKDWVVSVLWDNAGVAKLDETNNYVITGETHNSPSNMEAYGGAITGIVGVYRDPMGTGKGAKLVAGLWGFCVAPRDYDGELTPALHPRRLLDGIIEGVRDGGNKSGIPTASGILYFDPRYLGKCLVFVSAVGVMPAQIGGAPSEQKTTEPGQLVVMCGGRVGADGIHGVTASSAGYSENTPAGHVQIGDPYTQKKMHDFLLEARDAGLVPYITDNGGGGLSSSVGESARLSPGAEVDLKKVPLKYAGLDPWQIWVSESQERMTVAVNPADRKAFMALADKHQVEATVIGAFTGDGKLKLTYGDKVCCYVDVEFLEEGFPQWEFEALWTPPAARGLSEPVLKPPSNFGGLVLDLLDSPNLCSREWINRQYDHEVQGTSLVKPFVGRDQDAPSEAAVILPVLTSRAGLAMAQVLLTDYGDIDTYHMVTASVEEAMRRLVAVGGDPEQVGGVDNFCWPSIIYDPVTNPDGRYKAAQLVRACWGLKDACLALEVPLLSGKDSMYVDGTLTGIHGLSQRVSGPPTMMFTATAPVPDLGAIQTPEPKLAGDYVYLLGLTNDELGAGALYGLLGHTGLHVPQSDFAASKRLCRAVYAGLKDGLVASACVPSRGGLALALARMVLAGRLGLTVELDGAPAPEELDAMRLLFSESTGRMVVTVATQWCDEFERLLENVPWARIGQVTRKQELAVSLAGEPVLALTGAQMRRAWRRRFGRMV; encoded by the coding sequence ATGGCCCAGCGCCTGGAAATAGGCCTCAAGCCCCAGCTTAACGACCCCGCCGCGGCGGGGCTCATCACCAAGGCCCGCGCCTATCTGGGCCTGGCCTTGGAAAAAGTTCGGGTGCTCAAGGTCCTGACCTTTGACACCAAGCTGGACGCCGCCCAATTGGAGCGGGCCCGGCTGGAGATTTTCACCAATCCGGTCACCGAGCTGAGCTCCTTTTCGCCCCTGGCGGGCCAGGTGCTGCCCGGCTTCCACTGGGCCCTGTGGGTGGGCTTCAAGCCCGGCGTGAAGGACAACCAGGGCGACACCGCCCTGGAGGCCATGGCCGACGCCCTGGGGGCGCGCTTCGGCAAGGACGAGGCGGTGTATTTCAGCCGCCTGTACCTCATCGAGGCCCCCAAGCTGGACGCCGAGGGGGCCGAGGCCGTCTGCCGCCAGCTCTTGGCCAACGGGCTCATCCAGACCTGGCGGATCATCCCCCGGGGCCAGTGGGACCCCGAGGAGGGGGTGGGGGTCACCATCCCCAAGGTGCGCCTGGCCCGCCGTCCCGCCTTCAAGAGCCTGGCCATCGGCAGCGACCAGGAGTTGATGCAACTCAGCGCCGAGCGCGACCTGTTCTTGAACCCGGCCGACGTGCCGGTGATCAGGGCCTACTTCAACGACCCCAAGGTGCGCAAGCAGCGCAAGGCCGTGGGCCTGGGCGACCCCACCGACGTGGAGCTGGAGTACGTTAGCCAGGCCCGCAGCGACCATTGCAACCACAACACCTTTGGCGGGCGCTACCTCTACCAGGATTTGGTAAGCGGAGAGCGCCGCGAGGTGGCCAACCTGTTCAAGGAGACCATCAAGGCACCCACCGAGCAACTGGCCGCGGCCAAGGACTGGGTGGTGAGCGTGCTGTGGGACAACGCCGGGGTGGCCAAGCTCGACGAGACCAACAACTACGTCATCACCGGCGAGACCCACAACAGCCCCAGCAACATGGAGGCCTACGGCGGAGCCATCACCGGCATCGTGGGGGTCTACCGCGATCCCATGGGCACCGGCAAGGGGGCCAAGCTGGTGGCCGGGCTGTGGGGCTTTTGCGTGGCCCCGCGCGACTACGACGGCGAGCTGACCCCGGCCCTGCACCCCCGCCGCCTGCTGGACGGCATCATCGAGGGGGTGCGCGACGGGGGCAACAAGAGCGGCATCCCCACCGCCTCGGGCATCCTCTACTTCGACCCCCGCTACCTGGGCAAGTGCCTGGTGTTCGTCTCGGCCGTGGGGGTCATGCCCGCCCAGATAGGCGGCGCTCCCAGCGAGCAGAAGACCACCGAGCCGGGCCAGCTGGTGGTGATGTGCGGCGGCCGGGTGGGAGCCGACGGCATCCACGGGGTCACCGCCTCCAGCGCGGGCTACAGCGAGAACACCCCGGCGGGCCACGTGCAGATCGGCGACCCCTACACCCAGAAGAAGATGCACGACTTTTTGCTGGAGGCCCGCGACGCCGGGTTGGTGCCCTACATCACCGACAACGGCGGCGGCGGCCTGAGCAGCTCGGTGGGCGAGAGCGCCCGCCTGAGCCCCGGCGCCGAGGTGGACCTCAAGAAGGTGCCGCTCAAGTACGCGGGCCTGGACCCCTGGCAGATCTGGGTCAGCGAGAGCCAGGAGCGCATGACCGTGGCCGTTAACCCGGCCGACCGGAAGGCCTTCATGGCCCTGGCCGACAAGCACCAGGTGGAAGCCACGGTGATCGGGGCCTTTACCGGCGACGGCAAGCTCAAGCTCACCTACGGCGACAAGGTCTGCTGCTACGTGGACGTGGAGTTCCTGGAAGAGGGCTTCCCCCAGTGGGAGTTCGAGGCCCTGTGGACCCCGCCCGCGGCCCGGGGGCTCAGCGAGCCGGTGCTCAAGCCGCCCAGCAATTTCGGCGGCCTGGTGCTGGACCTGTTGGACTCGCCCAACCTGTGCTCCCGGGAGTGGATCAACCGCCAGTACGACCACGAGGTGCAGGGCACCAGCCTGGTCAAGCCCTTCGTGGGCCGCGACCAGGACGCCCCTTCCGAGGCGGCGGTGATCCTGCCGGTGCTCACCTCGCGGGCCGGGCTGGCCATGGCCCAGGTGCTACTCACCGACTACGGCGACATCGACACCTACCACATGGTCACCGCCAGCGTGGAAGAGGCCATGCGCCGCCTGGTGGCGGTGGGCGGCGATCCCGAACAGGTGGGCGGGGTGGACAACTTCTGCTGGCCCAGCATCATCTACGACCCGGTGACCAATCCGGACGGCCGCTACAAGGCGGCCCAGCTGGTCAGGGCCTGCTGGGGGCTCAAGGACGCCTGCCTGGCCCTGGAGGTTCCCCTGCTCTCGGGCAAGGACTCCATGTACGTGGACGGCACCTTGACCGGCATCCACGGCCTGAGCCAGCGGGTGAGCGGCCCGCCCACCATGATGTTCACGGCCACCGCGCCGGTGCCGGACCTGGGGGCCATCCAGACCCCGGAGCCCAAGCTGGCCGGAGACTACGTATACCTGTTGGGCCTGACCAACGATGAGCTGGGGGCCGGCGCCCTTTACGGGCTGCTGGGCCACACCGGACTCCACGTGCCCCAGAGCGACTTCGCGGCCAGCAAGCGGCTGTGCCGGGCGGTGTACGCCGGGCTCAAGGACGGCCTGGTGGCCTCGGCCTGCGTGCCCAGCCGGGGCGGCCTGGCCCTGGCCCTGGCCCGCATGGTCCTGGCCGGGCGTTTGGGCCTCACGGTGGAGCTGGACGGCGCTCCCGCCCCCGAGGAGCTGGACGCCATGCGCCTATTGTTCAGCGAATCCACCGGTCGCATGGTGGTGACCGTGGCTACCCAGTGGTGCGACGAGTTCGAGCGTTTACTTGAAAATGTGCCCTGGGCCCGCATCGGCCAGGTCACCCGCAAACAGGAGCTGGCGGTGAGCCTGGCCGGAGAGCCGGTGCTGGCCCTCACGGGAGCCCAGATGCGCCGGGCCTGGCGGCGGCGCTTCGGGAGGATGGTGTGA
- a CDS encoding phosphoribosylformylglycinamidine synthase subunit PurQ: MPGHDKVRALVLGGFGLNCDNETAHALELAGAAASIVHISDLTGTAKRKPKETLDDYQILVFDGGFSWGDDHGAGVLLATRLGNHLNTQLRAFLDRGGLVLGICNGFQALVNLGLLPMLHGWEREVALTANDCGNFQDRWVELLAQENSPCLFTKGLKRLDLPIRHGEGKLVCDEATLAKLEELGMVAVRYGNGSGKPAAGRHPANPNGSLNDIAGICDPSGRVFGLMPHPEGYYRASQHPDWTLQREKARRQGREPDPLGAGLGLAIFSNAVAAAREALA, translated from the coding sequence ATGCCCGGCCACGACAAGGTAAGGGCCCTGGTGCTCGGCGGCTTCGGGCTCAACTGCGACAACGAGACGGCCCACGCCCTGGAGCTGGCCGGGGCGGCGGCCTCCATAGTGCACATCAGCGACCTGACCGGCACCGCCAAGCGCAAGCCTAAGGAAACCCTGGACGATTACCAGATACTCGTCTTTGACGGTGGCTTTTCCTGGGGCGACGACCATGGGGCGGGCGTGCTTTTGGCCACCCGTTTGGGTAATCACTTGAATACCCAACTGCGCGCCTTTTTGGATCGCGGCGGCCTGGTGCTGGGCATCTGCAACGGCTTTCAGGCCCTGGTGAACCTGGGCCTGTTGCCCATGCTGCACGGCTGGGAGCGGGAAGTGGCCCTTACCGCCAACGACTGCGGCAACTTCCAGGACCGCTGGGTGGAGCTGCTGGCCCAGGAGAACAGCCCCTGCCTGTTCACCAAAGGGCTGAAGCGCCTGGACCTGCCCATCCGCCACGGCGAGGGCAAGCTGGTCTGCGACGAGGCCACCTTGGCCAAGCTGGAAGAGTTGGGAATGGTGGCGGTGCGCTACGGCAACGGCAGCGGCAAGCCCGCGGCGGGCCGCCATCCGGCCAACCCCAACGGTTCGCTCAACGATATCGCGGGCATATGCGACCCCTCCGGCCGGGTCTTCGGCCTGATGCCCCACCCGGAGGGCTATTACCGGGCCAGCCAGCATCCCGACTGGACCCTGCAACGGGAAAAGGCCCGCCGCCAAGGGCGGGAGCCCGATCCCCTGGGCGCGGGCCTGGGCCTGGCCATCTTCAGCAACGCCGTGGCCGCCGCCCGGGAGGCCCTGGCATGA
- a CDS encoding 3'-5' exoribonuclease YhaM family protein has protein sequence MSPASPELASLQPGQALDGSYLLVRASLGTTKNGKPYGMLRLGDRSGEMEGRLWDQAEELLAPLAPGMVVKASGRVDAYQGKTQVVVQGLEHDPTVDPGAFLPASPIPLEELQAGLAQALAWVSQPDLKQILEAFFVEDAEFAAAFALAPAAKGAHHAYVHGLLEHTVSTARSAHAVAALYPSDLEPQVLIAGALLHDVGKVAELTLGPPIDYTDQGRLEGHLVLGLRMLEAKLAALPDFPANLAEHLRHMIISHHGAYEFGSPRKPKTAEALVLNFIDDLDAKMAMAAAARREAGPGHWSQYHRLLERFLYTGPGPLEGLEPGDEVAPAAESPAPAEPEAAARPAKRKKRPEPPEETTPDLFGTGGGEG, from the coding sequence ATGAGCCCCGCCTCCCCCGAACTGGCCTCCCTGCAACCGGGCCAGGCGCTGGACGGCAGCTATCTGCTGGTGCGCGCCTCCCTGGGCACCACCAAGAACGGCAAGCCTTACGGCATGTTGCGTCTGGGCGACCGCAGCGGGGAGATGGAGGGCCGCCTGTGGGACCAGGCCGAAGAACTGCTGGCCCCCCTGGCGCCGGGCATGGTGGTCAAGGCCAGCGGCCGGGTGGACGCCTACCAGGGCAAGACCCAGGTGGTGGTGCAGGGCCTGGAGCACGACCCCACGGTCGATCCCGGCGCCTTTTTGCCCGCCAGCCCCATCCCCTTGGAGGAGCTACAGGCCGGGCTGGCCCAGGCCCTGGCCTGGGTGAGCCAGCCGGACCTAAAGCAAATACTGGAAGCTTTTTTCGTGGAGGACGCCGAGTTCGCCGCCGCCTTCGCCCTGGCCCCGGCGGCCAAGGGGGCCCACCACGCCTATGTGCACGGTTTGCTTGAGCATACGGTGAGCACCGCCCGCTCGGCCCACGCCGTGGCGGCTCTGTACCCCAGCGACCTGGAGCCCCAGGTGCTCATCGCCGGGGCCCTGCTGCACGATGTGGGCAAGGTGGCCGAGCTGACCTTGGGCCCGCCCATCGACTACACCGACCAGGGCCGCCTGGAGGGCCACCTGGTGCTGGGGCTTCGCATGCTGGAGGCCAAGCTGGCCGCCTTGCCGGACTTCCCCGCCAACCTGGCCGAGCACCTCCGGCACATGATCATCAGCCATCACGGGGCCTACGAGTTCGGCAGCCCACGCAAGCCCAAGACCGCCGAGGCCCTGGTGCTCAACTTCATCGACGACCTGGACGCCAAGATGGCCATGGCCGCCGCCGCCCGCCGCGAGGCCGGGCCGGGCCACTGGAGCCAATACCACCGTCTGCTGGAGCGCTTTCTCTACACCGGTCCCGGCCCCCTGGAGGGCCTGGAGCCCGGCGACGAGGTGGCGCCGGCGGCCGAAAGCCCGGCCCCGGCCGAGCCCGAGGCGGCCGCCCGGCCGGCCAAGCGCAAGAAGCGCCCCGAGCCGCCCGAGGAAACCACCCCGGACCTCTTTGGCACCGGGGGGGGAGAGGGCTAG
- the tmk gene encoding dTMP kinase, with protein sequence MGPEAIKTRPPFITLEGGEGAGKSTQQHMLVRRARGLGLTVTSTREPGATLLGAAVRELLTAPGKDHPGRRSELFLYLADRAQHVERVIAPALGEGQVVICDRFADSSEVYQGRARGLGADWVRTLNRWACGEVWPDLTILLDLEPGAGLGRVNQRQGRLGLTPDRLENEGLEFHQKVRQGFLDQAAEEPQRIKVVDASQAQEEVAGAVWALAEPLLKEFKRLAA encoded by the coding sequence ATGGGTCCCGAGGCGATCAAAACCAGGCCGCCCTTCATCACCCTGGAGGGCGGCGAGGGCGCGGGCAAGAGCACCCAGCAGCACATGCTGGTGCGCCGGGCGCGGGGCCTGGGCCTAACGGTTACCAGCACCCGCGAGCCGGGGGCCACCCTCTTGGGGGCCGCGGTGCGCGAGCTACTCACCGCGCCGGGCAAGGACCACCCCGGCCGGCGCTCGGAGCTGTTTTTGTATCTGGCCGACCGGGCCCAACACGTGGAGCGGGTTATCGCCCCGGCCCTGGGCGAGGGCCAGGTGGTGATCTGCGACCGTTTCGCCGACTCCAGCGAGGTGTACCAGGGCCGGGCGCGGGGCCTGGGGGCGGACTGGGTGCGCACCCTTAACCGCTGGGCCTGCGGCGAGGTGTGGCCCGACCTCACCATCCTGCTGGACCTGGAGCCGGGGGCCGGGCTGGGGCGGGTGAACCAGCGCCAGGGGCGGCTGGGGCTAACCCCCGACCGCCTGGAAAACGAAGGCTTGGAGTTTCACCAAAAGGTGCGCCAGGGATTTTTGGACCAGGCGGCGGAAGAACCGCAGCGCATCAAGGTGGTGGACGCCTCCCAAGCCCAGGAGGAGGTGGCAGGCGCCGTATGGGCCCTGGCCGAACCTTTGCTAAAGGAGTTCAAACGCCTGGCGGCGTAG
- the holB gene encoding DNA polymerase III subunit delta', with translation MKLTGVIGQRRALSQLQGELEAQRLAHAYMFVGPGGVGRATTAQALFAAMNCAEPTPEGPCGHCGPCHRLAAGTHEDFLVVAPPSQARSSQIKVEAVREAIRATGFAPFGGGKRLILIKQAGHLNPASANALLKTLEEPPPNNILVLTVSDAKELLPTLVSRCRKVNFLPLTAEEIAAELVRRGQDETDARLKSGLAGGSLGRALEMDTEALRRDLARLIDQLGAGGQALEDWGFAEELVGAHRGSGGIDREGISQALDLLALYFRDAAVSAAGRDGLTWLPGRPASLDIESACRAFARVRRAQGQILGNAAPELALVVLLAGLKEAPTHA, from the coding sequence ATGAAGCTTACCGGGGTCATAGGCCAGCGCCGGGCGCTGTCCCAACTGCAAGGCGAGCTGGAGGCCCAGCGCCTGGCCCACGCCTACATGTTCGTGGGGCCCGGCGGCGTGGGCCGTGCCACCACCGCCCAGGCCCTGTTCGCGGCCATGAACTGCGCCGAGCCCACCCCGGAGGGGCCCTGCGGCCATTGCGGGCCCTGCCACCGCCTGGCCGCCGGAACCCACGAGGACTTTTTGGTGGTGGCCCCGCCCAGCCAGGCCCGCTCCAGCCAGATCAAGGTGGAGGCGGTGCGCGAGGCCATCCGGGCCACCGGGTTCGCCCCCTTTGGCGGGGGCAAACGCCTGATCCTGATCAAGCAGGCCGGGCACCTCAACCCGGCCAGCGCCAACGCGCTGCTCAAGACCCTGGAGGAGCCGCCGCCAAACAACATCCTGGTGCTCACGGTGAGCGACGCCAAGGAGCTGTTGCCCACCCTGGTCAGCCGCTGCCGCAAGGTGAACTTCCTGCCGCTCACGGCCGAGGAGATCGCCGCCGAGCTGGTGCGCCGGGGCCAGGACGAGACCGACGCCCGGCTGAAATCGGGCCTGGCCGGGGGCAGCCTGGGGCGGGCCCTGGAGATGGATACCGAGGCCCTGCGCCGAGACCTGGCGCGGCTCATCGACCAGCTGGGCGCCGGGGGCCAGGCCCTGGAGGACTGGGGCTTTGCCGAGGAGCTGGTGGGGGCCCACCGGGGCAGCGGGGGCATCGACCGCGAGGGCATCAGCCAGGCTTTGGACCTGCTGGCCCTGTATTTTCGCGACGCGGCGGTGAGCGCCGCCGGGCGGGACGGCCTGACCTGGCTGCCCGGCCGCCCCGCGTCTTTGGATATTGAGAGCGCTTGCCGGGCCTTTGCCCGGGTGCGGCGCGCCCAGGGACAAATCCTGGGCAACGCGGCCCCGGAGCTGGCCCTGGTGGTGCTCTTGGCCGGGCTAAAGGAGGCCCCAACGCATGCCTAA
- a CDS encoding PSP1 domain-containing protein, with protein MPKVVGVRFSRGSKIYDFDAGLFVLKPGDFVIVDTENGQALGEVTRGPRPAPEPQSTEDGEAPQLKQVFRLATPEDLEHQAQNTEMEKEAYRFCQERIAARKLDMNLVKVECLFDRSKMIFFFTAEGRLDFRELVRDMVGRLRTRVEMRQIGVRHEAKLLGGLGSCGREICCATFLKDFEPVSVKMAKEQNLSLNPTKISGLCGRLMCCLTYEFETYRSLKKDLPKLGKRLVLADGREAKVIRQNVLEKRVTLYVPGEGEVTVDPEELAQMLTEPEGQGAAVAKQNGNNQGKPEASGPKKNDSPQKDNPEAKGGKPASSRRRRPRRRGKKGPEKS; from the coding sequence ATGCCTAAGGTAGTGGGAGTCCGCTTTTCCCGCGGCAGCAAGATATATGACTTCGACGCCGGCCTGTTCGTGCTCAAGCCAGGCGATTTCGTCATCGTGGACACCGAAAACGGCCAAGCCCTGGGCGAGGTGACCCGGGGGCCGCGGCCGGCTCCCGAGCCCCAGTCGACCGAGGACGGCGAGGCGCCACAGCTCAAGCAGGTGTTTCGCCTGGCCACCCCGGAAGACCTGGAGCATCAGGCCCAGAACACGGAGATGGAAAAGGAAGCCTACCGCTTTTGCCAGGAGCGCATCGCCGCGCGCAAGCTGGACATGAACTTGGTCAAGGTGGAGTGCCTTTTCGACCGCTCCAAGATGATCTTTTTCTTCACCGCCGAGGGACGCCTGGACTTCCGCGAGCTGGTGCGCGACATGGTGGGACGCCTGCGCACCAGGGTGGAGATGCGCCAGATCGGAGTGCGCCACGAGGCCAAGCTCCTGGGCGGACTGGGCTCCTGCGGCCGGGAGATCTGCTGCGCCACCTTCCTCAAGGACTTCGAGCCGGTGAGCGTGAAGATGGCCAAGGAGCAGAACCTCTCGCTGAACCCCACCAAGATCAGCGGGCTCTGCGGCCGCCTGATGTGTTGCCTCACCTACGAGTTCGAGACCTACCGCTCGCTCAAGAAGGACCTGCCCAAGCTGGGCAAGCGCCTGGTTCTGGCCGACGGCCGCGAAGCCAAGGTGATCCGCCAGAACGTCCTGGAAAAACGGGTCACCCTCTATGTCCCCGGCGAGGGCGAGGTGACCGTGGACCCCGAGGAGCTGGCCCAGATGTTGACCGAGCCCGAGGGTCAGGGCGCCGCTGTGGCCAAGCAAAACGGTAACAACCAAGGCAAGCCGGAGGCTTCCGGCCCCAAGAAAAACGATTCGCCGCAAAAAGACAACCCCGAGGCCAAGGGCGGCAAACCCGCCTCTTCCCGCCGGCGGCGACCGCGCCGCCGGGGTAAAAAGGGACCCGAAAAGTCATGA